The following is a genomic window from Alphaproteobacteria bacterium LSUCC0396.
CCATCGCGGCCGACATCAGCGGTACATTAAGGCTAATTTTCTGGGTCAGACGGGTGCTTACGTCAGTGTGAGCCGGCAGTACAGCCGAGCGCGCTGGCTCTAAAAGAACATCGTCAAAGGTAAAAGCGTCGCGTATTTTCATTGGGTGCCTTCCGTTACTCCGGTGGCACCGGACTATACTGAAAGCGGCTGCATATTGATAGTGCAAAACCGCACATCACTAGATGATTAATGTGCCATCCAAATTGCGCCGACCGGCGGCAATATCAGCCTCGATATCCTGCGCCCTGCCCTCGCCATGAAAGCCATTTGCAAGCACATAGCTTTCGACCGATTCCGAACGGCTCGCCGCAGGCTTTACATGGCGAACCGTTTTGAAATTGCGCTGCATCACATCGAGTACTGATTTCTCGGTACCGCCACGAAAACATTTGGCGAGAAAAAAGCCATCGGCATTCAGCACGTCTAGCGCGAAATCCAGCGCCGCCTCTAACAGCGCAGTGGTCCGCAGGTGATCGGTGGCGCGATGGCCGGTAGTATCGGCAGCCATATCGCTTAGCACCCCATCCGCAGCGCCGCCCGTCGCCTGACGCACCGTCTCCAGCATTTCAGGGTCAGTCATGTCGCCGGTAAAGATATCGGCGCCAACAACCCCTTCAGTTTCCAAAAGATCAATGCCAACAAGCCGCGCCGATCCGGTGCCAAGTTTGGTACGGATTGATGCCACCTGCAACCAGCCGCCGGGCGCGCAACCAAGATCGACAATCGCCATGCCGGGCTTTAGCAATTGATAGCGATCATCCATCTGTTCAAGTTTTAACGCCGCGCGCGAACGGAACCCCCGCGATTTTGCTTCGGCAACAAAGGGGTCATTCAGCTGGCGGGTCAACCAACGCTGCGACGATACTTTGCGCCCGCGCATCTTTTTAGGCTGGCGCGTTAGGCCTGTCGCATTGCGATAGCTGCGCCCTGAGGGGCCTTTTTTGCCCGCTTTGCCATTTCCTGATTGATCAGCCATGTCTGCTTATCGCCAAACTTGTCCGATTTTACAACTGCCAATTCATCACGCGGCCAGATATGCCGGCTGAAATCACTTTAAATGAACGCAAAAAGACATGATGAATATGGACGATAAAAGGTGGAAATATGGGCTGGCAATAGATGTATTTAGACTAGCAGCGCCGGTGAATTCAGATAGAATAACCCGAATGGATAAACCACATTATTTCGATCAGATTTGCCCGAACTTGCCGCGGGCCGAACCCGCCACTAAAGCCGTGCGCGATGATTTTGCCTCTAATTTTGCAAAAAAATGGCCAGATCACAAAATTATGCAAAGCGGCTATAGCCTTTATGATTTGGCGACGATGCTGGTGGCCAGCCCCTATCTTCAGCGACTAGCGCTTCGTCATGGCGATGATGTCAATGCCGCGCTTGGGGGTGATGCAGACAAACAAATCGCCATCGCAAAAGCCAGCTTTATTGCTGCCATGCAGTCGGCCAATGACGAAGCGGCAGCGATGCAGGCGATCCGCATCTGGCGTGAGCGCAGCGCTCTAGCCATCGCAATTAGTGATATTGCCGGCCTTGCTGATATGTCGCAACAGATGAAATGGCTAAGCGATGCAGCACAGACAGTTTTGGCACAAACCATTCAATACCTGTTCCTGAACGCCAGTAAACGCGGCAAAATACAGCCATTTGAAGCCGGATTGAGCGGGTGCGGCTGGACAGTTCTTGCGCTGGGTAAATTGGGCGCTGGCGAGCTGAATTTTTCCTCAGATATCGACCTGATCATGCTGCATGATACCAGCCATGCCCCCTTTGAGCGCAGCCATGATGCACAGCCGTTTTTTGTATCTATGACGCGAGATTTAATCCGGCTTTTGGGTACTGCAACCCGCGATGGTATCGGCTGGCGGGTCGATTTACGGCTACGACCTGATCCGGGCGCAACCGCCGTTAGCATCGATCTGGCAGCGGCAATTGGCTATTATGAATCAATCGCTCGCACATGGGAGCGTGCCGCCTTTATTCGCGCACGACCAATCGCCGGTGATCTTGCGCTTGGTGCCATTTTTCTTGATCAAATTCAGCCCTTTATCTGGCGCAAGACGCTTGATTACACGGTCATGGAAGATATGAAAACCATGCTTCGCCGCCCACCACAGGGCAATGGCTGGCTTGGGTATAATCTGAAAACTGGCAAAAATGGCATTCGTCAGATTGAGTTTTTTACCCATGTGTTGCAGCTGGTAACCGGCGGGCGTGATAAAAATCTCCGCCACCGCAACAGCCTTGGTGCCCTTGGTGCGCTGGCCGCAGCCGACTGGATCACCGCGGATCAGGCCACCAGCCTTGGCACGGCCTATCACCAGCTGCGCCGGATCGAACACCGGTTGCAAATGATTGGCGATAATCAGACCCATAGCCTGCCGCGCGGCAGCGAAGATTTGCAGAAATTCGCCCATTTCATGGGGCATGAGGATGCTAACAGCTTTTGCGCCACTCTTGGCGCATTGCTCGATCAGGTTGGAATAAATGCACAGCATGACCTGCTTAACCCCGCGCCCGGCGGCCATAGCGGCAGTGATGATGCAAAGGATATCCTGCTCGATGATTATGATGCGCTTGTGGGATGGCTTGGCGGGCATGGGTTTGAGCGACCAAACATCATTGCCGACACTTTGTCGGGCTGGATGGCGGGGCGGATTTCCGCAACGCGGGGCGAGCGCGCGCGGGCGTTATTAAACCGGCTAATGCCCGATATTCTGGTGTCTCTTACCGCCGCCGATGCCCCTGACGAAAAATTCGCCGCACTGGCACAATTCATCGAGGGGCTGCCCGCCAGCGTGCAGATTTTCTCGCTGCTTGATTATAACCGGCATCTAACCCGTCTTTTGTGTGATATTCTGGTGCTATCACCACAGCTCGGCAATCATTTGCGGCAATATCCGACCTTGTTTGACCTGCTGCTCTATCAGGCTTTTTTCCAACCATTACCCGATGCCGACGCGATGACGGCGCAATTGCGTCAAAATATCGCCGGCCAGCCGGTAGAAACCGCGCTTGACCAAATCAAGATACGGGCACGCGAATGGAAATTTCAAATTGAGGTTCAGGCTCTTAGCCAGACGATTGACAGTCCAGTACTTGCGGATGGTCTTAGCGCCATTGCAACCGCGACCATCAGGCTTATCCTTGACCTCGTCCAGGCGGATATGCAGCGCCGCCATGGCAACATTGACGGTGCGATAACGATCCTCGGGCTGGGGCGGCTTGGCACCCGCCAAATGACGGTCAGCTCTGATCTTGATCTGCTGATCATCTATGACGCCCCCGATAACGCATTGTCAAATGGCGAACGCCAGATAAATGCGCAAACCTATTTTACCCGGATGGCGCAAACCATGATTAGCTGGCTTAGCACCGCCACCGCCGAGGGTGTTCTCTATCCGGTTGATTTACGCCTACGCCCCGAAGGTGAGGCTGGCGGCATTGCCACGTCGCTGGATCGTTTACAGACCTATTTCAAACGTGATGCCTGGCTGTGGGAAAAAATGGCGCTTGCCAAGGCGCGGCCAATTGCCGGCGACAGTGTTTTAATCGAAAAAACCAAGCTTGCAATTGCAGAAATCGTCAATCAGCATCACGCCCATAACACGACTGCCCACGCGGTTGAACAGATGCTAGGGCGGGTTCGCAAAGTCCGGAAAGCCAAATCAAAATGGCATTTGCGCGCGCGCGATGGCGGGCTGGTCGATCTTGATTTATTCGTCCAAGCGCTTCGGCTGCAATATGGTGACCTGTTTGAGGGCACTGGCCAATCGCCGGATGAAATTTTGGAACGGCTTCACGACTTGCAGAAAATCAATGTCAATTTGAGTGAGGATTTGGCGGATGCGCTTGGTCTGTTTAACGAAATCCATCATTGTTTGCGGCTCACATTCGGCAATGCCGCATCGGTGCCTGACCGGCTGCCCCTGCCATTACGAGAGTTTATGCTTACGCGGATGGATTTTGCGGATGAGCAGCAGCTGAGCCTGATACTAGAAGCCGCGCTTGGCAAGGTTCTGGCGCATTTAACGGCCTATGCATCAGACAGCAAAACCATTTCAAGCTAAGGCCTGTCACAATGTTGTCAAAACGACCGCTATGGAACGTTTTTGGAACAGATTAAATATGCTGATCAGATTACTGAAATCTCCATGCAGTTAGCGCGTTGAATGACGCTGTATCCTGCGACTTAATGCAGGAACTCGCTCAGTGTTCACCAACAGTGAAGCGTCATCATGCAGCGTTTGAAAGGCACGCCTCATGCTAAGGGCTATTACATCAACATGGACTTTGTTCTTTGGTCTGTTGCTCATTTCTGCGGGCAATGGTTTGCAGGTAGTTCTGCTGGGAACGCGCGCGCCTGATGCCGGCTTTAGTACGATTGCCACCGGTATTGTCATGTCGGGCTATTTTGCCGGTATTTTTGCTGGCTCGATTACTGTGCCGCATATCTTGTCGCGTGTTGGTCACGTCCGCGTTTTCGGCGCAATGTCTGCCATCGCATCTGCGGCAGTTTTGGTGCATGTGATATTTCTCGACCCCTTTGTCTGGACGGGTATGCGGTTTGCCAGCGGGTTCAGTTTTGCGGGGATGTATATTGTCTGTGAAAGCTGGCTCAATGAAAAAGCCACAAACGAGACCCGTGGCCAGCTTTTATCGCTCTATATGATTACCAACATGGCGGGCATGGCTACTGGGCAAATGATGATTTCACTTGGCGAGTCTGGCGCGCCGGGCCTATTTTTGCTCGCCTCGGTTATGGTTTCAATTGCCGTTGTTCCGATCTTAATCACTGCGAGCGCTGCACCTAGCTTTGAAGCGCCCGAACGGATCAGTTTTCGCCGTCTGGTGCAGGTATCACCTCTGGCCGTTGTGGGTATGGTTTTTGTTGGGATCATCACCTCAATGATATTTGGGATGGGCGCGGTCTATGGGCGCGCTATCGGGCTAAATGACAGCCAAGTAGGCTATTTTATGACCGCGGTTACGCTTGGCACATTGTTACTTCAATATCCGGTCGGGCACCTCTCTGATCGGTTTGACCGCCGTGCCGTTATTCTTGGTGCAACATTGATTGCCGCTGTCGCAGTTGCTGCTGCCGGACTTTTTGGTGCTGATCAATTCGCCATTATACTTCTCATGATGATGATTTTTGGCGGCCTTCTCTTCTCGCTTTATTCGCTGTTTATCGCCCATGCGAATGACTATCTTACGCCCAGCCAGATGGTTGCCATGTCATCCGGCCTGCTGATGGTCAACGGCGCTGGTGCGGTTTTGGGGTCGCCCTTGGCCGCAACGGTGATTGAGGTGATCGGCATTAGAGGCTTTATGCCAACGATGGCGTTGTTTTTGCTGATACTTGCCGGGTTTGTTATCTATCGGATGAATGTGCGCAGCGCCGTTCCAGCCGAGGCTCAGGGCACGTTTGTTGCGATCCCTGATGCATCGTCAGGCGTTGCGGTGAACCTAAGCCCCGAGGTGGAATGGGTCATGGATCAAACTGATGAGGCCGAGGAGAACGACCCCTTCAAGAATAACCCTTATGTAAATTAGCCACGCCCCGAGCCGCAACTGGACAGGCATTGATGCCACCCAAATCCTTTTGATATGAGCCGTTTGGTGAGCCGTTTGATAAGCCTTTTGGGCAATCCATTAAGATATCTAGCCAAGCCAGCGCCAAATATCCCAAGCTGAATGATATGGCGAGCGCATAAAGTCAGGCCAATATTGGCACATTATTCAATAGCGATTGGCGTTGGCTGGCCTTTATCTTCAGACTAAAAAATATTACTATCGCTAATGAAGAAAATTCTAAAATTCTGTCATTTTATTATGGTGTTTACCTGTCTCAACATTGGTTGGGGCATTGGGCTTGGCACCGGCAAGGCGCCTGTTGCTTATGCCAAAGACGTGATAACAGACAAGAAATACTCAATTTCAGGAACCGTAACGATTACCAAGATTAACGATGGTGACTCGCTTCGCAGCGGCAATCTGCGGATCCGCCTTTTTGGGATTGATGCGCCTGAAAAAAAACAGCAATGCACTGATGCGGCGGGTATGAGCTGGGATTGCGGCATTGCGGCTCAGAAAAAACTAGCAGACCTTGTCGCCTTCGCACCAAACCTCACTTGTCACCTGATTGATGTTGATCGCTATGGCCGTCTTGTGATGCGGTGTTTGGCTGGCGAGACTGACGTTGCTGCCGCGCTTGTACGTGCTGGGCTGGCGCTTGCCTATCGTAAATACTCATCCGCCTATATCGTCGATGAAACCATTGCCAAAACCACAAAATCAGGCATATGGGCAGGCCGTTTTACCGCACCTTGGGACTGGCGACGCGCGCAATAGCGGGGTCAATAACGGGGTAAGGCGCCGCGCACAATCGATAATCAGGGTGATTGTTCCGGATGATAAATGATGCCGGCAGGCTAGAAAATCCCAAGATCGCGCAATTCTGCGACCAGTTCACTCGGCATATCGGCCTCGCCGCCAGCCTCTATATCGGGCGGTGCATCAGCCACTTCAAGATAACGCCAGCCCTGAAAAATACGCATTTTGGTTGGCGCAACCGGAATAATCTCAGGTGCCAGCACAATGCCGCAGGCCGGTGTGCCATCAAGGCGCTGTGCCTCGGCAAGATCAATAATTTGCTGGCGCGCCACCATCACCCTTTTGATAATCCAATAGATCGAGCCACCATCCAGTAATTCTTCGGCCCGGCGCGGTTTATTTCGGGTCACATGAACTATCTTGCCTTCATGGGCAAGCCGCAATGCCTGCCATTCGCGCAAGCTATCAAGCGATGTCGAACCGACCGATAATTTTTTCAGATGAACTGTCATCAAAACACCAGAATTTGGAACCCACACCCGCGAAAAAACTTTTGTCAGCCACGAGGTCACGCACCATTGATCAGCCTACATCAGATAAAGCGCGGCAAGCCCAAGAAACACAAAAAAACCAACAACATCAGTGATGGTCGTTACAAAAACGCTGGACGCCACCGCCGGATCGACGCCAATACGCAGCAATCCCAACGGCACCAAAGTACCGCTGAGGCCGGCAATCAACAAATTCGCCAGCATCGCAACCGCCATCACTGCAGCGATTTCCGGATCACCAAACCAGACAAATGAAACCACCGCCGCCAGCACCGCAAACAACAAGCCGTTCAATAATGCGACCAGCCCTTCCCGCACAACAAAATTACGGGTCGAAACAGCATCAAGCTGTCGCAGCGCAATCGCGCGCACCGCAACCGTAACGGTCTGTGTTCCGGCATTGCCGCCCATCGACGCCACAATTGGCATCAGCACCGCCAATGCCACCAATTGTTCAATCGTCGCATCGAACACACCGATCACCACTGACGCCAGTATCGCTGTCAACAAATTCACCAAAAGCCAGGTTGTTCGGCCTTGTAATGTTTCAAGAATGCTCGACCGCAGGCTAGCCTCACCAACACCGGCAAGCGCCATCAAATCTTCTTCGGCCTCCTCATCGATAACGTCAATCACATCATCAATCGTGATCATCCCGACCAGCCGTTCGCCATGATCAACAACACCGGCGCTTACCATGCCATAGCGCCGAAAAAGAATCGCCACCTCTTCTTGATCCATATCAACCGGAATTGAGCGGAAATCAGCTTCCATAATTTCAGACACACGCCGCGGACGTTGCGCACATAACAGCTTGCTAAGCGGCACCTCTCCTAGCGGTTTTCGGGCCGGGTCAACCACAAAGATCAGGTAAAATTCATCGGTTGCCGATTTGCCACTTCGAAGATGGTCAATCGTCTGCCCCACCGTCCAGAATGACGGCACGGTAATGATTTCACGCTGCATAAGGCGGCCGGCCGAATCTTCTGGAAACGATAGCCCCTCTTCAACAAGAACACGATCTTCAGCAGATAAAGCTGCTAATACATCAGCAAGCGCATCATCTTCTAATTCTTCAATAATATCAATTGCATCATCAGTTGAGAGATCATGCAGCTGGCGCGCCAATGCCTTTGCGCCCATCACCTCGACAATGGCCTCACGCGTATTTTCATCAAGATAAGTCAGTGTCTCGGCATCAAGATGATCGCCAAGAAAGCGCACAAGTGACGCTGCGGTACGCGCTGGCATCCGCTCTAAAAGATCAGCCTGATCAGCGGGATGAAGCGGCGCAACCAGCGTTCGAAGCCGCCGTACAGCACCAGCCTGAACCGCATTAATAATCGCAGTCTCAACCTTTGGCGTCAGGCCATAAAGCGCTGTCAGCCGGTCACCACCGTCATCTTTGCGATCACTCTGTTCATTATCTTGCACCATTGCCTTGCACCGCCGTCTTGCGCCATCATCTTTGCACCATTGCCTTGCGCCATCATTCTGAGCGTTGGACCGGATGCCTATGCCGCCGAACCGCACCGACCCAGCGTCAAACCTATGAGCAGGCACGCTAGCAGATCACGGATATTTTTAAAACAACACATGACAAAAAGCCGTGACATATTTCGCTCTGTAATATTATTACAAAACTCAAAAATCAGCGTTTTTGTAATAATATTTCAAACGGCAATTGCACGAAAGCGGCAGCGCTATTTGGGTGCCGCCCCCTTTGCACCGAGATCATAAAGCCCAATCCGGCGCATCGGCCCATCAAAGCGCAATTCATGTCCAATGGGCGGGTGCGCGCGCTGGGTACACTCCATCCGCTCACAAACTGAACAGCCAACGCCGATCTGATCAAGGCGCGCAGATTTCGAAATATCAATCTGGTCGGCATAGGTCATATCGCGGGCATGATGCAATTCACAGCCGAGTGTCACGGCAAATTCTGGCGATTGCGCCAATGTTGGCGACCATAGCGGCGGCGCCGTTCGTGCAAGCATGAAATATTTCTGCCCATTCGGCAATTCAGCCGCCTGCGCCAAAATCTTCTCAGGTGTCCGAAATGCTTTGTGCATCGTCCATTTCGGACAGGTCCCCCCATGCGTGGCAAATTGCATACCGGCGGCGGCAAGCCGTTTTGAAATATTGCCGGCATCATCAACCCGGATAAAGAAAAACGGTATCCCCCGGGCATTTGGTGCATTCAAGGTGGTGAGGCGATGGCAAACCTGCTCAAAGCTACAGCCAAAACGACGCCCCAGCAGGTCAAGGTCATAGCGCAGGCTTTTTGCCGAGTCCAGAAATGCCGCATAAGGCATCATCACCGCACCGGCAAAATAGCCGGCAAGCGTAATTTTCAACAATGATTGCGACTGCGGATCATTTACCGACTGTTCCTGACAAATCTTGTCGAGTACTGCCTGCTGGCCGAGAAGTGCCATTTGTATCAGCAGATGAAACTGACGCTGAGGCCGCCGCAGCGCCTCACTGATCAGAATCTCGCGGCGATGTAGATCATAACGGCGAAGCTGGTTCTGCATGACCTCAACCGGCATGATCCGCACCCGAAGCCCAAATGTTTCCTTTACATGGGCAGCAAGATTGGCAAGTGTATTACCGCCGGTCAGGTCAAAATCACTGACAGATTCAATCTTTGCCGCACGCCGCAATTCATCCGCCGCATCCTCTAAACCGGGAAAGTAATTATTGGCCTGTTGCAGCGTTGCCCTTACTTTTTCAACCGGATTGCTCATCTGCACACCGCCACCATCGCCGGCGGTAGCCTCCAGTTCGTCCCGCACTTTGCGATAGGCCTGAAACAATGTAATCAGACCACGCGCTGCCCCTGGCGCAGCGGTAATCATATCTTGAATTTCGCGGCGCGGCACCTGCTCATCTGCTAAAAGGGGATCGGCGAATATCTCGGACATTCCAGTCGAAAGGCTGGCCGCATCATCCTCGGCAAAATCTTTCAGATCAATGTCAAAGCTGTTGCCAAGCCGCAGCAACAGACCCACCGTTAAGGGGCGCTGATTATGCTCTAAAAGATTCAGATAGGACGGGCTAATCTCTAGCGTTTCCGCCATCGCCGTCTGCGACAAGCCAATGGTTTTGCGAAACCGCCGCAATTTATGCCCGACAAGGATCTTTTCCTGCATTGGCTGCCCCCCCCTTTTTGACTGCCTCTTATGGCGATTACCTCAAAATAATCATCTTCCAAGCATAGCCTGTAAATAGAAAATGTAAATAATTTACAATTTTCAAATTTGCATTTTTTTCCTTGCTCAGAATAGCAGCAAAAAGGCACAAAAAAGATGCGGATCGCATTGGCGACATGCGGCGGCGCAAATCCTTGTCACGTTGCTTTACAGCTTTGCGATATAGGGTTTTGGCAGACGAAGCCAGCTTGGGGGAGTTTGTTTGGTTTGCCAGCCCTATTCGCAAACGGGGGTCGGTCAGGCTTTATGCCTTTCCGGCCCTTTTTCTTTTCGGACTCTTTTTGAATGGTTTGTCAGTATTGGATCTTTAAGGTTGCGCGTAAATCACCACCAGATCAGCAAGGTTGGTACCGGTTGCACCGACCATCAGTAGCTGATCATGCGCCTTCAGATACTCATAGCTGGTATGTGATGCTAGCGCCGCCGCCGCCGCGTTGGGATCAAAGCCCTGCGATGACGCAATAACCCCGCCTGCCGCATCGGTTGGCCCATCGCGGCCATCAGTACCACCCGCCAAAATAACCCAAGTGCGCGGTGCCTTTGTCCCTGCTGCCTGCATCGCCGCTGCAAACGCCACCGCTAATTCCTGCGAACGGCCACCCTTGCCCGGCTTTGCCGGATCAAGCGTCACCGTTGTCTCACCGCCAGCCACCAGCACATAAGGCTGAGCGCCACCACGCTGGTAATGATCAATGATTTGCCCCGCCAGCTTTACCGCCATCTGACTAGCCTCACCATCAAGAGCTGGCGCCGGAAGACACTCTATATGCGATAAAGCCTGCCGGATATAGGCCGCCGCCGCATCACGGCATTGCGCATTACTGGCCAGAATATGCGTTTTCACATTTGCCAGCACCGGATCACCCGGGCGAACCGGACCGGCGATTTTACCTGCCTTAATGGCATCTAGATGCGGCGCAACAAAATCCAGCCGGTCAAGATGATGTTTGTGGATCAGCGCCACCGCCTCTTCAAACGGCACCGGATCAGCAACCGCAGGCCCGCTCGCAATCGATTGCGGCAAATCGCCGGGGACATCAGATAACAGAAACTGGGTTATTGCCGCAGGTGCCGCCAGTCGCGCCAATTGTCCGCCCTTCAGGCGTGAAAACAATCGCCGCACCACATTCATCGCGTGGATATCAAGACCGCTGGCCAGTAAGGCGTCATTCAGCGCAATTTTTTGCCGAAGGCTGATACCGATCGCTGGCGCCGGCAACAATGCCGAGCCACCACCGCTGATCAGCAGCAACAGATGGTCTTTGGCACCAAGCCCCATAGCCATTTTTTCAACCGCCGTAGCAGCAGCAAGCCCGCGTTCGTCGGGCACTGGATGGGCGCTGGCGAAACAGTCAAATCCGGCGATCTGGCGATGGTTTTCATCAGTGGTAATAACAAGCCCCACCCCTCGGTAACCCGCGTCACGAACCGCTGCCGCCATCGCACCCGCAGCCTTGCCAAGCGCAATGATCGCCGTCGGCGTCTGGGGCAACCGGTTATAGGCCGATGACGTAATGAGGCCGGGCTGTCCGGCCGCAAGTGCCGCGGTAAAGCTATCGCGAACCAGCTGTTCGCCCTTGAGGTCAGCCTGCATTATCTTGCCACTCTAAACCGGATCAATGAGGGGGTTTCCGGCAAAAAAAGCGCGGGCATTCTCGACAACTTTTAGCCCCATCGCCGTCCGTGTTTCAATTGTTGCCGATCCAAGATGCGGTAATAAAACGGTGTTTGGCGCGGCCAGCAATGCCGGATCAATAACCGGCTCGCCTTGAAAAACATCAAGACCCGCCCCACCAAGCCGGTTTGCCGCCAAGGCCGCCGCCAACGCAGCCTCATCAACAACATCGCCGCGCGCCGTATTAATCACATAAGCATCAGGCTTCATCATTGCCAATCGGTCAGCATTCAGAATATGGAAAGTGTCAGCACTCGCAGCACAATGCAGCGACAGGCAATTGGCGATTTGACACACGCTTTCAACATCATCAAGCTGACGCGCCGGATAAGCCGAAATATCGTCAACCCGCGACCGGTTATAGAAAACAATTTCCATGCCAAAGCCCAAAGCCGCACGCTGTGCCACCGCCTTGCCAATCCGGCCCATCCCGATGATTCCCAGCGTTTTCCCCTGAAGTGAGCGCCCCATCAGATGTGTTGGCCGCCATCCATGCCAGTCACCAGCGCGCAATTCGCGCTCACCCTCGCCTGCACGGCGCGACAACATCAAGATCAACGTCATCGCAAGATCGGCAGTGGCATCGGTCAGCACCCCCGGCGTATTGCTAACTGCAATGCCCGCCGCTGCCGCCGCGCCAAGATCAATATGATTTGTGCCAACACCGAAATTCGCGATCAGTCGCCCTTTGCCCGCTGCGCCAGCGGTAATGATATCGGCGCCAATCCTGTCAGACACTGTTGGCGCAATGGC
Proteins encoded in this region:
- a CDS encoding glycerate kinase, encoding MQADLKGEQLVRDSFTAALAAGQPGLITSSAYNRLPQTPTAIIALGKAAGAMAAAVRDAGYRGVGLVITTDENHRQIAGFDCFASAHPVPDERGLAAATAVEKMAMGLGAKDHLLLLISGGGSALLPAPAIGISLRQKIALNDALLASGLDIHAMNVVRRLFSRLKGGQLARLAAPAAITQFLLSDVPGDLPQSIASGPAVADPVPFEEAVALIHKHHLDRLDFVAPHLDAIKAGKIAGPVRPGDPVLANVKTHILASNAQCRDAAAAYIRQALSHIECLPAPALDGEASQMAVKLAGQIIDHYQRGGAQPYVLVAGGETTVTLDPAKPGKGGRSQELAVAFAAAMQAAGTKAPRTWVILAGGTDGRDGPTDAAGGVIASSQGFDPNAAAAALASHTSYEYLKAHDQLLMVGATGTNLADLVVIYAQP
- a CDS encoding 2-hydroxyacid dehydrogenase, with the protein product MTQSDKPSIFVTRRWPADAEAALSHYFAPTFNMADTPLTAAEMAAGFASHDAIAPTVSDRIGADIITAGAAGKGRLIANFGVGTNHIDLGAAAAAGIAVSNTPGVLTDATADLAMTLILMLSRRAGEGERELRAGDWHGWRPTHLMGRSLQGKTLGIIGMGRIGKAVAQRAALGFGMEIVFYNRSRVDDISAYPARQLDDVESVCQIANCLSLHCAASADTFHILNADRLAMMKPDAYVINTARGDVVDEAALAAALAANRLGGAGLDVFQGEPVIDPALLAAPNTVLLPHLGSATIETRTAMGLKVVENARAFFAGNPLIDPV